atgtaaaaaaaacaatgtatgaAAAAAATAGCAAGACATAAATCATTACATAACACTCCTAGACACATCGTTTccatcttacatttacattttagtcatttagcagacgctcttaatcTTAATCATAAAGACTACCTTTTTGCATTTCATTTTGAAGTTCGGCATAGTACTTTGCATTGAGTCAACCCTAATCGACAATGCATGTTGAGCCATCAAAGAGCACACCTCACATGTcgaaaaaaaaacatgttctttctttcttttctgaaCAGCAATGAGAAAAGGTAAGGCAAGATGCTAAAAACAGATATCTGAAGACTGCGTGAAGACCTGGGATGACCTCTCATTCAGTTTTGGAGCTGTTTGTTGTTTACCAGTTCAAAGTTACTCATGAAGAAGACTAGTGTTTTTCCCCTTGAGTCGCTCTGTCTCAGGCATCTTGTGCTCACTCGGCGGGGTTCCGTGATGTCATCTCTACGCACCCTGAGTCTGCTGGGAGACACGGGGTCTCTGTCTGAACCTCTCATGCTGGAAGGCTCAACTTCTTTCCTTTCAGCACTGAGGATTATTGAGATATGTCAGAGAgtccaattttttattttatttccctTGCAGTGTGCTGACTCCTGTGTACTACAACATTCAAAGTGTATCTAGATAGATTATAACTCATTTAGGATATGATGTAGTCCTACAAATTCAACCATCAATTACTCCAACAAAGCTTACTTACGCATACATAAAATACCAGGTCAAACAGCAAATACACAGATGGCAGAACAGGAATCAGAGGTGGACACTCACCTTTGGTGACATAAAGGTAGAAGAAGTCACAGTAGAGGATGGTCTGCACCATGCCGGCCACGATGGCGATCATGTCAAAGAAACCCTCGAAGTAAAAGCGCCAGATCCAATTGAAGAGGTACAGGGCCCGGTAGAGACCCAGGAAGAACAGGTAGTGGGTGGTGATGGTCTCCGCCTCACCCGTCTTACTGATCATGAAGAGCTGGGGCAGGATGGCCACCGACTCCAGGTAGATGGAGAATGTCCACAGGATCTGAGAGAAAGACAAACACAACAATGTATATTAGCCATTAAGCTCATCCACCCGCCCGCTAACAACTGATCATGCGGAATAGGTTAAGTAGCCATCAACTAGGGGTTTCTCCTTcatatgtaatgtaaatgtctctAACCTCTAGGAAAGAGAAGTCATGGTTGACCAGGCAGGCAAGGCCCCCTACAGGAACCACCAGGAACTCCATTCGGAAGCTGTCATGGTTCCCATCGTAGGTGGCCTTGAACTTCATGTAGATCAGGTAGACAGTGGCGTAGGCACAACCAATGTAGATCACCtgcagggaagaggagggagaaaatCAGCGTATCCCACGTTAATGGTGCTGAGAAGAAAATAATAGCACAATCTAGACCGTCTCTCATAAGGACTAGGGCCAGAAGAAATCTACAGATAGAACTTATCTGAAGCCCCAGATAGATTTGGTGAGGACATTGACAACTCTAAGGGATTCCACAGATTCCGCCTGGCTCAACTCATAACACTTAATCAATACTATCAGTGGTTTGGAGGtatggagagaaataaaggaaggcTCAGTAATAAGGTCCTGCCATCCTCTTACCTTCATGGTGGTGTTGTAGAGGGAAATGAAGGAGGTGAGAAGGTCCAGGTAGCGAGTAGTGAAGACCAAAGCAAATAGGATCTGGCTCTTCCCGGAGATACCTGGAAGGGACAACCAGTTTTATAACAGTAGGACGGATAATACCCGGGAATGAAATAAGAAATGATTATTCTAGTTTTGCATCACTTCAAGAACAAGTTCTGGAAGAATGGCAAGTCCTTCATAACTTCCAAAATAGTATTTTCCTTTGCAAGCCCCTGCCCAGTCAGAGCTGCAACTGTGACAGTATCTTATCAACAGCAGTTGGAAATGTGAACGAGACAAACCCATGTCTGACTAGAGGGTAAATGAACTGTATCTGTTTGCTGAAACTACATCAACAAAtgcagcagcatctcaagacCAGGGTGATCACTCTGCAACTAATGCATCTCCATGTAGGCCTAATCGTAATGTGCACAATAAATCTTATTTATTCCATATATTACAGTGACTGGTATTAGAAAAAGACAGCAGATCCTAATACCTCAAAGACAAATTAATCCGATGCAAACAAGGTCGATGAGAGAAACGTGTGCGAGTGTTTAGAATATAGGATGTGTTCAGCTAATTTGAGACATAAATGTAGAAGTGTCGACTATTTTGAGTGATAATGCATTGATTCCTTGCCACCTAATTTAATTTCGTGAGACTTTCTAGAATGCCACGTCAGAGTCCATATCTAACAATCAAACGCCGGGCTACATTGAGTGAACTCGCATGCCAGACTGTTGCAGAAAACAAGGTGACACTAGACGGGATGTTTAAACAGAAGTTATTAATAAATACCTCATCTGAAAGCACGGTACAGTGTCCAAACTTGCATCACTTTATGAGCAATCGATTGTTTTAAATCATCGACTATTTTGGCTGTTAcacgtagctagctaattagaTACCGTAGCTAACATGTTCTGTATAGCAAGTTAGCGAGCTACCAGTTACATAGGTGGCAAACCAGATATTCGATGAAGGCTTTGATTAAACAGTAATCCGTTTACCTAGTAGTTAACTTTTAAAAAATCTGAGCAATCCAAGTAGCCGCGCTAGAATAGACAGCTAACAAGTTAACATGCTACAGTGTGATGAAGTAGCTAACGTTCAACCAATTCAAACTCACTAGCTAGCGAACACAACATGATCTGCATATAATTGTTTCATGATGCATTATATATACACTGATCAGCACTTAAAATGCCATTCGTTGCTCGTTTGTTCTGTGGCTAGCAGCTAAATATTAGTGGGTTCGGAATATAACGCTAACTATCCATGTTAGCTAGCTGTCTACAGGGATCTAAACTACAGCTAACTAGATTGGTTGGAATATGGGCAGACGGCTAACTAAATACATAAGTAGACAGCACATAGCCAATAAGTCATTTGAAGAAATATACATTTTAGTGGCTAATATACTCACCAGCACACGACCTGGTTTTCCATATTTTGAGCAGGAGAATGATGATAGCTGCCAAGTGAGAGAGGTCTCCCGTTAACCTGAAGATGTTCATTGCTGGAGCTGATGCCGGTGAAAATGACTTAAAGTCCACTGTTGACAACTTTTTCTGGTTTAAACTAGCTTTCTAGCTAACTTATTTAACCGGCTTCACTATCCCTTTTTTGATGCAACGAGTTGAAATATGGCGATAGGGCAAGTCGACGTGGAAGGGGGCGTAAGAAAAACGTAAATTACAAAACAAGTTGGGCTCGGATTGGATACAGTGGTTTGAGTGACACCTGTGCAAAACACGCCTACCAGCATCCATCCGTAAGAATTTCTAGTTTAATAATACGCAATGTGACTGTCATGCCAGGGCCTTGAATTTGAAGAAAGGCGGACAGATTGATTCTCACATCTCGCTGATGCTGCAACATTACTACGAGAAGACAGCTTTGACTGACAACTGTGAGAAAATTTGTTTGGAATTACAACACCAAACACATAATGATGAGATACTTAGTAAAAAGGATGGAAAAGTGAGAGAAGTGAAAACATCCATCTTCCTGTTCTGTCTATTGCAAACTTAGTCATGAGATCacaacgtgcacacacacatatggtgTCAACATCATGTTTTCATCAGAACGGATTTATCAGTGTTCTCCTCTATCAGtgttctcctctatctcctctattaATCTCGACAGCCGGTAAGGACATATCAGCTAAATTAAATGTATCTTTATGTCAGTATAATAAAATATCAGATTAAAACTGTTTTGATTCCATATTGGCTTCACTTATAACGATTGAGAGTACACGTTTATGATTGTACCTGTATCTCTTTTTACTCCAGACATCATGGGGAACAAGGAAAACTGCCCCGCAGGGTTATCGTTACACCAGCCAGACGAGATCATTTGGCGGATAGGGGGTCAGTCAGCCTCTCTCCCCTGTAACATCGCATATGATATTAATAGGAAAATTGATGTCCTCTGGTTCGTCTTCAAGCAGGACGCTCACCACTCGGTCAATCTGATGACCCAGCAACACAAATACAGCCTGGAGAGAAACAGCCTAAATATCAACTCACTCCAGGCCAATGACAGCGGGGTGTACCACTGTGCTGCCGTGTTTAGAGACGTGGTATGCAGCGGGGCACAGGAGATAGGGCAGGGCACCACGCTGGTGGTGAGAGGTAAGAGCATAGAATTAAATAGAACACGTGTCATTTGAAATTATTACTCATCATTTAATGTATCTCTATGGGTTAGAGTGTTTGGGGTAGCAAGGGGGACTTTTCAGTTCTACTCAAGTTTTGCATTTACAACCATATGAAAACCAAGTGACAGTTCTCCTGTGTGCTTTCAGAGAGGGGCATGCAGATGGCCTGGCATGTTTTGCTGTGGCTGCTGTTTGTCCTGTTGGTCTTGTACAGTCTGGCAATACTGATTCTGATCATTCGTAAGAAGGTAAGCTATTGTATTACTCTAGATGCATACATATAATGATCATTGTGAATTGGTTGTTGTTTGAGACGTAACAGTGCATAAAATATATTGACCAATCATGCAACCATCATAATCATCTAGTCTACATTGGATTCTAACATGCTCATTCTACACTAGACTGGGAAAGACATTGCCGTTTCCAGAGGCACACAGAAGAGTGACTTCCAGGTGCAGTCTTCTCTTTTGTACTGCCTCACTGAAGTTGTTCATGATGTCTTAAAGAATACTTGATACCACCACAATCTGCAATGTGTTCACAATATTTAGTTTCACCATGTTGTGGAAAGCCCAATGTCCTAAACAAGGAACAGTTCTATTTCTAAGCCCTTGCTATTGTTTTGTAAGAGGGGGTATTCCTCTTCAGTAAATTCCTAGTACAACCCTCAGTCTCACAATGTTGAGAATttaatgtatgtttacattgcagaAAGACAAGGAAATACAACACTTTTTAGTTGTTATTTACCACTGCGATGTAACCAATTTGTTTGCTGTTCGTTCTCTCTTACAGAAGAATAAAGTTCGAGTACAGTTTGGTGCTGTTGTGCAAGAGCTGTACGGCAAGAGGAACTTACGAAGTAACAAGAAAAAACCCAACCACAGTGGCCCTGCTCAAAACAAGGTACGGGATGGTCACATTGCATTTTCCTAATATGGCTTATTGGCTTTCCTAATAAGTATGATAGAGGCTAGGAAAGTGCTTAGATTTTATGTTATGTTTATGTTATGACTCAGTTATATCAACCTGTTTTCAATTGACTAAATGATCACACCTTGTTCTTAAGCAAACTCTTCTCCATCAACACATCTAATCTACACCATGTTGACTCGACAGCTGATAAACTCAACTGAATCGTCTTGCAGGTTGAAAGCCCCCACTCCAACCATTCAGAGGACATTTACCAAAACCAGTGACTCAACAAAAAGGAGAACCGCTAATGACAGCTACTTCTCTACACAGACTGATCTTCAGGCGGGGGAGACTGTAAACTATAAGGACACTGCTGACCTGCAAAACCACTAACCAAAATCTAAAactgaccctgaccttaaccaaACCAGTAACCCTGACCTAAATTTAACAAATTCGGAATATCGGTTTGCAGGTCAGGAGTGTCCGTATAGCCTTTTCCTCTTCAGTCAGTTTAAAATGGAAAACATGCTATATGGAGAGAGTAACAAGGCAAAAATAATCCAGATTTGATGAACTTCAAATGAATCAGAAAGAAAAACAGAAGTCCCTGTACTGAATCTGAAGTTGAATATCCAATTTATTTTGTCCATGTTTCAGTTTCAAAAGTCAGCGTAAATAACACGTGCAAGTTATTTGAATGAAGGCttattgtttttaattaaaatggaAACATTGTAAAAAGACTTGTAGAAAACATTCCCCAACAAATTTATGCAAATCATTTGAATGAAAAGTAATAGAATATTTGATTGGTATTAACTATTTAGACAAAGGCACAGCATCACAATGGTTCAGGTCCCATGATAACAGTATGTAGTATAGACAATGTATACACAATGTCAAAGACAATATCTGTTTTACATTCAATTTTTTTGGAGAACAAAATCTGCAAACTAATAAACTATGTGAAAGTAACCTGATGCTACAATATCCCTCAAACTTGGTTAAGTCAAAAAGTTCACAGTAACTAACATAATCTTATTGCATAGAGTAATAGCAGACTCAGGTACTGTGCTCCTGCTACCAGAGTTAGAGTCAGTACCATAACCTTCATCACCACCAGACAAGTTCACCGACAAACATAAACACATGCAGATGGAGTGTTTTCTTCTGCAATACCCTCCGGCCATTACACCACCACGTTCCCTTTAGGAGTGCTGCAGCAACCTATCAAGTCTTAAAAGACAGCATAGACAGTGACTCATAAACAGCATAAATTGAGTGACTCAGCCGTCGATATACATGGTGTCCACGGTGTGACTGTTGCGTATTGAGAAGGGCTTCCAGGCAAAGACTTGCAGGGCGGCGACACACATGGGCACCACACACACCAGGTAGAACATGGTGGTGTGGAGGGCCTCCAAGTCACTGCAGGGAAGGAGTAGGACATTATTCAGACAGTACAGGATACGTTACAAGATATAGAGGAGCTACTGGAAATGTGTTGTCATGAATTCAACCAGTATGTCTGTGTATCAAGACAATTCATAAAAATTACATCTAATAATGCTATGATAGAGATACATTAAAGTAACATATAATTAAATACCATGTCATAGAATAAATGCAGTTGCTTTCCATGGGTTCACTGACACAATTAATGTAACATCTCAATGCAGCTATTCCACCACTAGGGGGAGTAAGCAGTCTTAGTAAGTGTAACAGAGTTCAAGCTATAACCCCAGAAAGTTGTCAAACACTACATCTACGGATAACAATGTGTGATATCGGCACCTGAAATGAATCAAATGCTACTTTAATTCAGCAGGTGACTCGCTGGCAGTGAACCAATCCTAGATCATTCCAACAACCCCAAAATACACCAGGCCGTAACAGTAAGACTGGTTTGGTCAGGCTAAAGTTAATTTGCATGCTGGCAGAGCAAACATGGATTATAGCTAATAATGCAAAACACAGAACAGGATCTTAAATGGTCGTCCTTGATAGTCTAAAGTGCCTTCCTCGCCTCACTTATCTGAAgacacagacacaagcaaaatGGATGTCTATAGGGAATTCACTTTCAACTGTTCAGTTCTCACCACAATAATACAATTAGCGATAAGGAGAGGCCATTTAAGACTGTTGAGACGCAGCCCTTACCTGGGGTTTGCATCcctcccaacagcccttaccTGGGGTTTGCATCcctcccaacagcccttaccTGGGGTTTGCATCCCTCCCAGCAGCCCTTACCTGGGGTTTGCATCCCTACCAGCAGCCCTTACCTGGGGTTTGCATCCCTACCAGCAGCCCTTACCTGGGGTTTGCATCCCTCCCAGCAGCCCTTACCTGGGGTTTGCATCCCTCCCAGCAGCCCTTACCTGGGGTTTGCATCCCTCCCAGCAGCCCTTACCTGGGGTTTGCATCCCTACCAGCAGCCCTTACCTGGGGTTTGCATCCCTCCCAGCAGCCCTTACCTGGGGTTTGCATCCCGCCCAGCAGCCCTTACCTGGGGTTTGCATCCCTACCAGCAGCCCTTACCTGGGGTTTGCATCCCTACCAGCAGCCCTTACCTGGGGTTTGCATCCCTACCAGCAGCCCTTACCTGGGGTTTGCATCCCGCCCAGCAGCCCTTACCTGGGGTTTGCATCCCTCCCAGCGTCCTTCAGGTTCTCATAGCCAAACTGGTTTAGGATGGAGACCACCAGCATAGGAGCCAGAGACTGGGCTGGTTTAGTGAACAGAGCATTGGTCCCAAACAccatggaggagaggggggagctgTAGGGGACACAGAGGGATAGGACACAACAAGGCTTTAATACTTGATCCACTTACTTTGACGTCATAAGGATATAACAATGACAATAATAATCATGGATTGGAATGATTGGATTTATATTTTCCATCAAGGGCTCAAGGCGCTTTTAGTCATACCCTTGCTAGTGTTTatctccatcactgtgtttacatTCCTGTCTGTGTACTGTACGTGACTTACAGAGATGCACAGTGATTGTAACCTTTTGCATTTGAAGTCCAAATAACTTACCTCTTCCACACTTACTTTGGTGGGTTAATATCAATACATACATAATGTGCCCTACAAAGTACATACAGCCTCTGTTACTTTTGTAATGTTAGGTAGGTGCCCTTCCAAGGGAGGCTGTTAGGTACTGTAGCACTGCCAATGAAGCTCAGTGTTAACCTATAGAACACACCTGAGGGAGTAGTGTTCTATTTCTGTCTATCTGTAATGGATGGCTGGGCGGGTGGAGGTCACTGTGTGCTAATGTGGCACTTTTATAACTGTGCTGTCACACAGCAGACCTGGGTTTACCTGCGCTTGTGTCTCTGAAGGTCTGAGTCGATAATGTCAGCCAGAGGCAGGTTAAACAGACTGAAGGCTGCCTGGACAAGGACCCTTAATGGTGACAaagagaatatatatttttttttacaattaaatAGTGTTTGTATGATAAAGCAAACAGTTGTAAAATGGCACAGTTGTATATCCAACTCATGGAGCAAATCATGTTACTGAATTACATAACTGACACTGATATATGTGGAAATTCACTGTCATTAATGCCAGTGGCTacaataacatagaaatagatgatATAATAACATTACAATGACAATACCATAACATAACTTCTTACATGTTAGCGGTCAGGAAGAATGCCAGGATGTAGTAGTGATGTGGCCCCAGCACCAGCATGACGGCAGCCATGCCAGCCTCCACGTAGAAGGTGAGCAGGATGATCTTGTAGTAACCTAGGCCGTGGAGCAGGCTCTGACTGCTCAGCACAACCAACTGAGAGAGACGCACCACAGAGAGATGACAATAAGATCCAGTAAGTAACACTGGGAAATAAATCAGTGAGGCAATGTTATAAAATaggtggtctagtgtgtgtggtcaGCACTTGGCAAGGCACTCAATGCAATACATTGGTGATGCTGAGTGAGGTTAGTGACTCCCTCCTCTCAGTATAATGTTTTTTTGAGCTGTGGTATGTTACCTGAGGACAGATGAAGCCAGCTCCATACATGAAGCTCTTGGCCAGTGACGGAAGCACGTTGGGGGGTATCAGATGCTCGGCGAAGATCATAGTGAAGTTATTACAGAATGCCACCATGAAGACCTGGAAAAAGTGCAATGGATAGgaaatataaatgtaatggtcAGCTGTGGTacacactcatatacacacaTGTCCCCATGAACAGATCAAACCACATTCTGTGGCCCCATTGAGTGGCTGTATCCCAGTCTATTTTCTGACCTGAAAGAAGTTCATGAGCACGAAGAGCTGGAAGTCCCTATTGGTCAGGATCTGCAAGGTCATAGAGGTCACCAAAGAGAAGGAAAGAGTTGATTGGCCAGAACCTTGGTAGTTTGACCCCGGTGCTGAGCCTTTGGTGTCAAAGCGGCTCTTGCTGTGTAGGCCTGTGTAGATCATGCAGCCACAAGCCAGAACGGCCACCAGGACAGTGAAGCCCTGGAAGGATGGGAAGTCATCCATGTTCTGGGAGAGGAGGCCGCAGAATAGAACACTGGAGGAACCTATAAGTGACGccacctggggagaggagggggaagaggagacaaACATGAGAACACTTTACTGACTTAAGACAACAAAATAAATACCATAGACAGGTTAAAATAAAacgtgtaaaaaaaataaaccctACACAAAACACCTCCCTTTCCTACCTGGTTGTATTTGATGAGTCTCAGCCTGCTCTGGTGGTGGCCTGATATCTCTGCAAAGAGGGCGCACTGCGCCAGCAACACAAACGTCAGCATCCCGTCGAACGCACACAATGCCACCATCAGGTGGACGCCGCTCATCCAGTCGCCGGGGGCGTACTCTCGCCATGGAAACCAGGCAAGCAGGAAGGCAATTGCGTAGAAGGGAGCACCATACAGGATGGAGAGACGACGTTGAGAGCAGCACGGTACGTGGGAGTTATCCTGCAGGTAGCCGAATAGAGGGTCGTTCACTGCATTCCACACCATATACACCACCTGTCAGGATGAAGAGATGACAGAGGGATGACATAATTATTGTCTTGTTTGCATAGAAATGTGTATCTCAAAGTTGCTAATATTGCACAATTGCCCAAATTACACATGTCTAAGGACTGTATATGCTGTCATGTGTTGTTCGTTCCACTTAATAAAGTGTGAGCAAGCTGCATGGCCAATAATACCATTGTACGTACATTCCTCACTACCATTAAGCATTGACATATCAAGCCAGTTATTCCCATTTTGTATTGACATACTATTATTGGGCAgtgcataatgtaggcctattattATACAAGTGCACCATAGTCATAGGGTCCAAAGGCTACAGTTGCTGttcaataaataataatttggttcagttactggcccaacactctaacccctGGGCTACCTGCCTCTCAAAGTTTACTGTTACTGTAGTACAGTACTCACTTGTGACTGATGGAAAGCTCCCTCTGATATCTTGTACTTGTTGAGGAACAGCTTGACATAGTAGAAGCTGAATATGCTGTTCATCATGCCTGCTCCCAGGGTGGTCATGGAGTAAGCCACGGCGGCGGGGTGAGCCCCCAGACTCGCCAGGTGCCTCAGGATGTTCAGGCCGCCGTAGGTGCGAACACCTGCGGCTGGTTTCTCCACAGTCATGCCTGGTGGTGGTTTAATTTCTCCAGGCTACTCACTTTGATCTAATTACCACAGATTTGCAAAGTCAGTCGAGTGTCACTTGACTGAAAAGTCTCTATGACCACACAAGCAGGTGAGTTTATAGAAACGGAGTTCACAGCTATTCATATTCCATGGCAAAAGTGCTGTAGTCGCGCGCAGGATTTCTACTATTTCGGCTTGGTCAGCAAACAGACTTTACAAATACTAATTAAGATAACCTCACTGATGAATACACAATCACAACTATGTGTTAATATAAAATAACAttatgctcctctcctctcttgcagCTATCAAACCCGTTTCTGTAAATGCGGAAATAGGCGGGGCAATAATCCATGTGACCGAACCATAACAAACAAACATTGGACAAAAAGGTGCTCTGGTCCCACCTACTTTCTAATTATTGGTCAATGAACTGTCATTAAAAAAGTAGTGTTGCTTTTTACTTAGGGGCTGAGTTCGTTCTCCGGCTGCACAGATTGCCACGTTGCCGCAGAAAGACACCGGACTACGACATCAGAGGATTTTGTCTGGTCACTCCAGGCTGTTTATCACACCGGTGTTTTAGGATTCTGCCGGGTAGAACGCGCACTCTTTAATTGTCAGTGGAAAATGCTGACCGATATGATAGTGGAGGAAGAGTTTGAGCTCAAGGATGAGGAGCCATGGTATGGCAAACAGGACCTTGAGCACGGTAAGAGACTTGTGTTGCCGGCGTTGGGAGGGATAGCTCGGTTGCGCCCTAAACAGCCGCAGCTGAGAGAGAACAATCACCAGCCTCTGCCACTTCGCATGTGTTGATTATTGTGTCTTGTGTAGGCTACGGTTTTTGTAGTTTGTTTGGGCATTATTTGCATGTATATGTGTACTGCGTTATTATTGTGCACCTGTATGTAGTTGATCATGacactcagttccattacattaggTGGCTGGCTGCAACcttgtctcagagcattttgtattattctgtatgtaaatccaatacactccatttagtatgatacgtTTCGTAtattatgtattaatttgtggatgtccgtcACCCATTTTGTATAATATGTTCTGAATTATAATTTGTAATGTTAGGAATTTACAAagtgtacaatatgttacaactttgcaatatgatatgttacaaattctagctaggtggctaggatgctaatgttagctaggctaaggGGTTAGTTTAAAGGAAGGGTTGGCTGAAAGGCTTAAGGGTTCGCTAACATGCAAAGTAACTTAAAGTAGTAAGTAATTGAACAGTTGCTAAAATACTAAAGTTGTCCGCAATGAGAttcgaactcacaacctttgggttgctagacgttctcGTTATACAAATCGtaaggttaaattgatacaccTTTTATTTTGTTAGGGTTCCCACAcagccatatttccatgttacagtgCATGTTTACAGAAAACAGGTGGACTACCTGTGCAAATTAGCTATCTGCATCTCCGAACACGTGTGTAAACGGAAGTCAGACGCCACAAACGTGacgtcactgaaaaatactgtcggctgcaactgtgttaaaaccGCTTAAATCtgtgtacagtaagtgtgtatTTTGCATTTGGAAATAATATTGATGTGAAAGtagagggatttatgtttctagaaccataCCGCAATTGAGAATTGATTTAGATTGAGGTTATGGCTTCCAGAGCCAATTCACCTTTAAACAGAACgtgtaaggtccttggactaaaAGGAGTAATGTTAGCCCAATATTGGACTAAAGGAGCctaacatgctgtgtgtgtgtacacatttgtGAAAGTGTGAACTGATCCATGTTTAGTGTGTATATGTAACAGATGATAATCGTACTCTccttgagttgtgtgtgtgtgtgttttgtccaaataaatcaccccagccagtggtcccagttgagcattaTGTGTTATCTGTTGTTAAATAGGAAGCAGCACGTTcattgtgcagggcttaatgatgttgatggctgtcgatggtaaAATCTGTAGCATGAAAACAACTGTTAGCAttgggcttatgtgaccattacatcggtgcatgctagctaacacacttaCAGCAATCATATACCAAAGCACAtcccagaaagcccctcaatccctaacaggtaccatatacccacacatgtataaatcagcaatgtacacattgtaaaatagaaaacaacagtattcagaacgtgacctaacCCTTGCGTCACATTTCATACTGGGGAGACCTGAAGTTCACGATCTCCccatctgcaagcggggccaataaCAAAACGCCTTATTGTCATCGGAATTGAACCAACCAAaaagaatgcttgaacattaaatacacctttctttagaggcaagttggaaacataaccaaccctgttatatatatatatatatataaaaacaatgaATATGTtttgtttgcgtgtgtgtatttACAGATCTCCATTTGGCGGCTCAGCTGGGTAAGACCCTGCTGGACCGGAACCATGAGTTGGAGCAGGGGCTGCAGCAGATGTACTCCACCAACCAGGAGCAGCTGCAGGAGATTGAGGTAGCTAGTCTAAATATGATCATACTAAGCC
This genomic stretch from Salmo trutta chromosome 32, fSalTru1.1, whole genome shotgun sequence harbors:
- the LOC115171639 gene encoding ER lumen protein-retaining receptor 2, with amino-acid sequence MNIFRLTGDLSHLAAIIILLLKIWKTRSCAGISGKSQILFALVFTTRYLDLLTSFISLYNTTMKVIYIGCAYATVYLIYMKFKATYDGNHDSFRMEFLVVPVGGLACLVNHDFSFLEILWTFSIYLESVAILPQLFMISKTGEAETITTHYLFFLGLYRALYLFNWIWRFYFEGFFDMIAIVAGMVQTILYCDFFYLYVTKVLKGKKLSLPA
- the LOC115171638 gene encoding immunoglobulin superfamily member 6-like isoform X2; translation: MPDCCRKQDIMGNKENCPAGLSLHQPDEIIWRIGGQSASLPCNIAYDINRKIDVLWFVFKQDAHHSVNLMTQQHKYSLERNSLNINSLQANDSGVYHCAAVFRDVVCSGAQEIGQGTTLVVRERGMQMAWHVLLWLLFVLLVLYSLAILILIIRKKTGKDIAVSRGTQKSDFQKNKVRVQFGAVVQELYGKRNLRSNKKKPNHSGPAQNKVESPHSNHSEDIYQNQ
- the LOC115171638 gene encoding immunoglobulin superfamily member 6-like isoform X1; this translates as MRSQRAHTHMVSTSCFHQNGFISVLLYQCSPLSPLLISTADIMGNKENCPAGLSLHQPDEIIWRIGGQSASLPCNIAYDINRKIDVLWFVFKQDAHHSVNLMTQQHKYSLERNSLNINSLQANDSGVYHCAAVFRDVVCSGAQEIGQGTTLVVRERGMQMAWHVLLWLLFVLLVLYSLAILILIIRKKTGKDIAVSRGTQKSDFQKNKVRVQFGAVVQELYGKRNLRSNKKKPNHSGPAQNKVESPHSNHSEDIYQNQ
- the LOC115171638 gene encoding immunoglobulin superfamily member 6-like isoform X3, producing the protein MGNKENCPAGLSLHQPDEIIWRIGGQSASLPCNIAYDINRKIDVLWFVFKQDAHHSVNLMTQQHKYSLERNSLNINSLQANDSGVYHCAAVFRDVVCSGAQEIGQGTTLVVRERGMQMAWHVLLWLLFVLLVLYSLAILILIIRKKTGKDIAVSRGTQKSDFQKNKVRVQFGAVVQELYGKRNLRSNKKKPNHSGPAQNKVESPHSNHSEDIYQNQ
- the LOC115171637 gene encoding transmembrane protein 180-like, which gives rise to MTVEKPAAGVRTYGGLNILRHLASLGAHPAAVAYSMTTLGAGMMNSIFSFYYVKLFLNKYKISEGAFHQSQVVYMVWNAVNDPLFGYLQDNSHVPCCSQRRLSILYGAPFYAIAFLLAWFPWREYAPGDWMSGVHLMVALCAFDGMLTFVLLAQCALFAEISGHHQSRLRLIKYNQVASLIGSSSVLFCGLLSQNMDDFPSFQGFTVLVAVLACGCMIYTGLHSKSRFDTKGSAPGSNYQGSGQSTLSFSLVTSMTLQILTNRDFQLFVLMNFFQVFMVAFCNNFTMIFAEHLIPPNVLPSLAKSFMYGAGFICPQLVVLSSQSLLHGLGYYKIILLTFYVEAGMAAVMLVLGPHHYYILAFFLTANMVLVQAAFSLFNLPLADIIDSDLQRHKRSSPLSSMVFGTNALFTKPAQSLAPMLVVSILNQFGYENLKDAGRDANPSDLEALHTTMFYLVCVVPMCVAALQVFAWKPFSIRNSHTVDTMYIDG